The following is a genomic window from Nitrospira sp..
ATCCGAGCCAGACCTTGCGGCAGTTCCCTCAAGGTCTGTGACGCCAGCTGCACACGAGTTTTAATATCTCCTGGATGGACTTCCGGCGGGAAATACTCGAAACCATCGAAACGATAACAGGAGATTTTCAGGCGGCCCATCTGGCCATAGATCTCGATCTCGTCGTTCCTGCTCTCGCCTTCCGAGAAGGTGGAAGAAACGAGCGCCCCGTTCGCCAATCGCGCAGTCACAACCACCGTCGATTCATCGACGGTGCTCGCGGCAAGGATTTCATTGACCTCATTTCGAAGCAACGCATGCACTGCATCGAAGTGATGCACGCCAAACTGATAGAGAATCCCCTTCACCGCATGGCGATCGCCTTCCTCATGAAAACTCCGGCGCTCCGGATTTCTGCCGGTCAAGACGGTGCGAATCAGCTCGAGTTTCCCTAAACTCCCCTGCCTGACCACTTCTTGTGCGCGGCGCACGAGTCGATGCCAGCGGCGCGGCAACCCTACCACCATGATTTTCAGGCTGGCTTGCGTGGCTTGCGCCATCAGCCTATCCCACACCGCCAGGTCGAAGACCAAGGGCTTGTCGATAAACAGATGCTTTCCTGCGGCAAGAACGGCCTGCGCCGCCTCAACCTGGCGGACGGCTGGCAGCCATACCCCGACGGCTTCGATAGCCGGATCGTCGAGCAGCACACGGTAGTCGGCATATCGGCGCTGAACCTGAAATTGATCTGCCACTCGCTTCAGCCGATCAGGATCGTCGTCGGCCATAGCTACGACATCCGCGGCTCTGCCCCCTCTCAAGGCCGGCAAATGCAAGGTCTCTGTTACCCATCCGCATCCTATAATGCCCAGCTTTACCGCGGCACTTCTCATAGTTATCGATGCCTCCCTTCCCCCTGATAGCCTCTTCAGTCAAACTGAGGAAGATGGCCGCGCGCCCGAAACCATTCCGCCATACGGTGAATCGTATTTTTTAAGGCAATTTCAGGCACATATCCCAGTTCTTGACGGGCTCGCCCAATGTCAAACCTGCGGTCGCCAAGGAACAACGCAAGACGGTCCGCACGAGGCAATTTACGCCCGATCAAAGCAACCGCCATCCTGTCGAGCGCCCTATAGATATGCAAGGGAGCGGCTGGAAGATTCGTCGGGAAACGGCTCCTGTTCACTTCCTCTCCGATCATCTCGATCAATCGTTTCAGTTGCACCGGCTCGCTTCCTGAGAGAATGTACGTTCGCCCCTCCACTCCCTTCACAAACCCGCACAGACACAACCCTTTGACGATATCGGAAACATCGGCGATATGATGATAGTTCGCCCCTTCCCCAATTAGGCGGAACCGCCCGGCTGCAATGCTTTGAAACAAACCCAGCCAGCTTGTCGTGCCCGGCCCCCACACCGTCGAGATCCGAGCCACAACGACTGGCAACCCGTCCCGCTGCCAAGCAGATAGGACAACTCGCTCGCCAAGCACCTTCGATTCGCCGTACGGGGAATCCGGGTCTGTCGCTGTGCTCTCCTCAATCAGCCGATGAGGAACGATGCGGCCGTACACCGCGACGCTGCTGCAAAACACCAATCGCTCAATACCCGCCCGCAAGGCCGCACGCGTGACGTTCTCGGCGCCCCGGATATTGGCCATTTGCACATCATGCTTTGACAAGAGACCGACGGACTCGGTTTTCGCTGCCAAGTGAAACACGATCTTGCGCTTATCCGCTGCCCGCTCGACGGCGCCCGCATCGCCGATGTCGCCTCGCAGAACCTCGACTCCGAGAGTATCGAGCCAAGCAGCCGGTGCAGACGGCCGCACCAATGCCCGCACCTGCTCTCCCGCCGCCACCAGCCGCTCGACTAGGTGGCGACCGATGAATCCTGTCGCCCCGGTCACAAGGATGGCCATCTCAGTATCTGTTCCTGTTACCCTGTCCGCTCAACGTCCAGACGTTCTTAAACTGACTCTGCCCACTGCTTCATGGATTCCGGAGACATCATCGTGCAATACATCCCCGCCATCTCCATTGTACGCGCGGCGCAGGACATGGCCAGGACCAATGGCAGCAGCGCCACTCGCCGAACAGGATGCACACCCAGCAATCGGCTGACTCGAAACCAGCGCGGGACATCCAACGAGATATGCCAGACCATCGTCATTACGGGTTCGAGAAATGCCATGCGCGCAATCCACTGATTCGGATAATGCTTGTTCAAGCGCCGCAACATGAACACCTCGTATCCGTACCGAAAATGCAGGCCCTTCAACCAATAGAGCCACGAAAAATAATGCGTGACCCGCTGATGCGGCTGGAGGACCACTCTCTCTCCACCATCAAGGAACGACTGCATGAGCAGGGGCGCGCCGCACAACCGGCCGAATTTCGTATTGTACTGGTGCCGGCGGAAGGTCTCGACGCGAAGGCCGAAATTATGGTCCATAAATCCGACAGGCATCGGTAGACGCCGCTGAGAATCGAGAGTTTTGCCGACCACCCAGCCCCAGGTGATCGACGCAGCCGCCAGCCTGGTCGCCCGATTCCACTCCCAATTGGTAGCACTCTTAAACAGGCTTAGCCCGATCGATACATCGCCGCCCCCACGGATGCCTTCGACCAGCGACGATAACCAGGTGCGATGCGGGTACACGTCGGAATCGGTAAAGGCCAGAATATCGGCGGACGCAAACTGAGCGCCCCGATTCTTCAACTGCAGGTACGAGAGCCCCTCGGCTTCAACCGCCTGAATACCCCAAAATGGCGTAGGCTGTCCGTAGAGCGCGCGCCACTCTTTGACCTGGTCGGCACTGCCCATCAGAACAATCTCAACCTGATCCGCGGGAAAATCTTGCCGTTGCAGCGCGTCGATCGTATTCACCGCTTTTCCGAGATCGCGTGACTCGTTATAGCCCTCCACAATTACGGAGACGACAGGCTTCTCTGGCCGCAGTGCGCTCATATCCGCTTATCTCCTTACTGCCTGCATCGGCGTTTCCGCATGGACAGAATCGGCAACCGGTGCCCCTGAGACCATCTGCCGATATAGCGCCACGAATTGCTCGCATTGCCGGGACAAACTAAACTGTGTCACAGCAAGAGCCCGGCCCGACGTCCCCATTGTTTCTGCTTTGGCTCGATCACTCAGGACTTCTTTCAGTTTCTCAGCCAGCGCGTGCGGGTCGTTTGGAGGAACCAACAACCCAGTTGCTCCATCCCGCACAATTTCGCTTAATCCGCCCATGGAGCTGGCCACTACCGCAGTGCCTCGCATCATGGCTTCAACAGCCACCAGCCCAAACGGCTCTGCCCATCGAGACGGCACCACCTGCACCCAGGCTTGAGCAAACCTGCGTTCCATCTCTTCTTTGGAAAGATGGCCCAGAAACGTCACGCGCGTGGCTATATCCAGCTTTTCAACCAATGCTGCGAGCGCGGCACGTTCAGGCCCATCGCCGGCAAGAACGAGCCGTGCCTCGGGAAGCTCGCGCGCAACGATGGCAAACGCATGGAGCAACACGTCGACACCCTTCTCGGAAACTAACCGGCCGGCAAACACGGCAACCGGCTTGGGGGACAATACTCGCGTGAGAGATTCAACGGTCACCCCATTGTGGATCACCTCAACCGATCCGATCCCGTCGGCAATCAAGCGCTCTTGCACAGCTCGACTATTGGCGACGATTCGCCTAAAGACAGGCCGCCACGCTCTCCAGAGCCTCATTTGCAATTGCAGCGGCATCCAATCCCGCAATGGCACACAGGCATTCTTGCGACAAGCATGTCCGGCAGGGCTCTGACAAGAGGCCCCCGTCGGCAAGAGTTTCGTACCTGTCAGACAGATGGGCCGATACCACACCACATGATACAGAGCAGGAATCCGGCGAAGGAGCGGGAGGATCAATGGAGAGAGTTGCGTTAAAAACATTCGGACATGCACGACGTCCGGCTGAAACTCTTGCAACACGCGGCGCAGTCGAACAAAGGCCCACGGATTCAGCATCTGCAACAGTGTCCTGAACCGAGAGAGCGTCCCGTAGCAGAGGTAGTCGGCCTCCGACGAAGCAGGCAATGTGCCGGCGGAACTGGCAAACAGCCGCACATCGTGTCCCAGCCGCCGCAACTCATCTCGCAGCGCAAAGGTCAGGACCTCTGCCCCGCCAATCGGCGCGCCATAATCATTGATCAAAAGAATCTTCATGCCCCTCGGCGCCCTGCCTGTCCGTCACACATCGTCATATACATCCTATGTCTCCATGACGATACTGCACGAAGGTCCGAACCATACTCTCATCCTACAAAGATCGACGCCGAGCCACAACCCACAGTTTGAGGGGATGAATATGCTCCTCCCTACCCATGCCCCGCACTAACTCGCGGGCGCGATGTCCGCAGCCCCTCCAAGGAGGGATACGTTTACGACCTCACGCCACGCTACACTGCGGATTGCCATGGCACAGACTACGTCTTACAAACGCGAACATTACCGGCTACCGCTGCCCACAGCGTATCCTGTCATGTTTGCAGGCGCCGCCGCGATCGGAGAAGGCACGGTCACGAACCTCTCCGTACTCGGCTGCACGATTGAATGCGACGCGATGCCGCCCTCTGTGACAAATTTGTTGCTGCGAGTGATTCTCCCAGACCGGCAGGAATCGCTGCCTATCGAAGAAGCGGAAGTGCGATGGATGGAGGATCGGCGAATCGGCGTCCAGTTCAGAAAAGTGGAGCGCGCAGCCAATCTTCGCCTGCACGGATTCGTATGGGACCGGATGCTCGAACGGCTTCAGGCCATCTCGCAGAACCGCTAACTACTATTAGCTATCGCCCTCCTCTTACGCTAAGCAACTATGCGAGCGGTAACACATTGTCCGCGCCCGGTCTCGACCAGAGCATCAGCAGGTCAGAACTTCTCACCCACCCGCTGCCATCCCTCCTCCAGGAGCTGTGTTCCCAACAAAACGGGCGGGCTTTCCCGCCAATACCAGATACGTTCGTGATGTGCATCAAAATCTAGCAACTCTGAACCCCAATCTTTTGAATAGGCAAATCCTATGACATGCATGCCAATTGAAATTCCTGTCAGCCCTATGACTACATACCTCGCCCAGGCCCTCTGACCGATTCGCTCGAGGGCCGGCGCCATCAAGTAACAAAGGAACGGGGCACTATCCGCTAACAGCCTTGGGCCGTACCCATGACCGCCCCACCAACTCCCGAGTGTTGCGACCGGAATGAGCAACAAGAGCGGCGCCACGCTGAGATACCGTAGAAAGAGCTGTCCCGGCGTTCTCCATACCACCACCATGCCAACCAGCGCGCAAAGGAAAATAGGCGAATAGATGAATAGCCCACGTGCCGGGGAAAATAACACGCCCGCAAGCCCTTCGAGGAAGGGCGTGTTGAACCAGGAGAGATGGTGTCCGACGAGGGATGCCGGAGTGACAACAGTCGCGCCAAATCCGGTTCGGACGGGCGAACCGAAATACGCTGCGTTGTACCACAGGAACAGCAACAGCGGAGGCATGCCGGCAAGCACGAACCCCAGGCAGCGATCTCGATGCTCATGGAACACATACAGCGCAATCGGAAGCGCCATCACGAGATTCAGCGGGCGACAGATAACCGCCACCC
Proteins encoded in this region:
- a CDS encoding Putative Oxidoreductase domain protein (Evidence 3 : Putative function from multiple computational evidences; MaGe:77309287), whose amino-acid sequence is MRSAAVKLGIIGCGWVTETLHLPALRGGRAADVVAMADDDPDRLKRVADQFQVQRRYADYRVLLDDPAIEAVGVWLPAVRQVEAAQAVLAAGKHLFIDKPLVFDLAVWDRLMAQATQASLKIMVVGLPRRWHRLVRRAQEVVRQGSLGKLELIRTVLTGRNPERRSFHEEGDRHAVKGILYQFGVHHFDAVHALLRNEVNEILAASTVDESTVVVTARLANGALVSSTFSEGESRNDEIEIYGQMGRLKISCYRFDGFEYFPPEVHPGDIKTRVQLASQTLRELPQGLARMRYGGDFIDSYRVGWQHCMDAIRQDTRPDCALEEGRRALQVVLAAKEALALRRPVTIEQQSSDRIVS
- a CDS encoding PilZ domain-containing protein (MaGe:77309291), producing the protein MAQTTSYKREHYRLPLPTAYPVMFAGAAAIGEGTVTNLSVLGCTIECDAMPPSVTNLLLRVILPDRQESLPIEEAEVRWMEDRRIGVQFRKVERAANLRLHGFVWDRMLERLQAISQNR
- a CDS encoding Putative NAD-dependent epimerase/dehydratase (Evidence 3 : Putative function from multiple computational evidences; MaGe:77309288), which produces MAILVTGATGFIGRHLVERLVAAGEQVRALVRPSAPAAWLDTLGVEVLRGDIGDAGAVERAADKRKIVFHLAAKTESVGLLSKHDVQMANIRGAENVTRAALRAGIERLVFCSSVAVYGRIVPHRLIEESTATDPDSPYGESKVLGERVVLSAWQRDGLPVVVARISTVWGPGTTSWLGLFQSIAAGRFRLIGEGANYHHIADVSDIVKGLCLCGFVKGVEGRTYILSGSEPVQLKRLIEMIGEEVNRSRFPTNLPAAPLHIYRALDRMAVALIGRKLPRADRLALFLGDRRFDIGRARQELGYVPEIALKNTIHRMAEWFRARGHLPQFD
- a CDS encoding Glycosyl transferase group 1 (MaGe:77309290); amino-acid sequence: MKILLINDYGAPIGGAEVLTFALRDELRRLGHDVRLFASSAGTLPASSEADYLCYGTLSRFRTLLQMLNPWAFVRLRRVLQEFQPDVVHVRMFLTQLSPLILPLLRRIPALYHVVWYRPICLTGTKLLPTGASCQSPAGHACRKNACVPLRDWMPLQLQMRLWRAWRPVFRRIVANSRAVQERLIADGIGSVEVIHNGVTVESLTRVLSPKPVAVFAGRLVSEKGVDVLLHAFAIVARELPEARLVLAGDGPERAALAALVEKLDIATRVTFLGHLSKEEMERRFAQAWVQVVPSRWAEPFGLVAVEAMMRGTAVVASSMGGLSEIVRDGATGLLVPPNDPHALAEKLKEVLSDRAKAETMGTSGRALAVTQFSLSRQCEQFVALYRQMVSGAPVADSVHAETPMQAVRR
- a CDS encoding Glycosyltransferase (MaGe:77309289) — its product is MSALRPEKPVVSVIVEGYNESRDLGKAVNTIDALQRQDFPADQVEIVLMGSADQVKEWRALYGQPTPFWGIQAVEAEGLSYLQLKNRGAQFASADILAFTDSDVYPHRTWLSSLVEGIRGGGDVSIGLSLFKSATNWEWNRATRLAAASITWGWVVGKTLDSQRRLPMPVGFMDHNFGLRVETFRRHQYNTKFGRLCGAPLLMQSFLDGGERVVLQPHQRVTHYFSWLYWLKGLHFRYGYEVFMLRRLNKHYPNQWIARMAFLEPVMTMVWHISLDVPRWFRVSRLLGVHPVRRVALLPLVLAMSCAARTMEMAGMYCTMMSPESMKQWAESV